Below is a genomic region from Planctomycetia bacterium.
TACGCCGATGCCGAAAACAATCAGACGTGCATTGGAGAGTCGATTCACCCGTTGCTGCTGGTTGTTCAGTTCATGAGTGTAATGAGCCAGGCGATCTCGGTAGTATTCTGCCGGGAGGTTATTCATGTTCGAGCTTGTTTGAGGAGTATTACCAAATACGATTCACGCCATAATCATCGAATGCTGCATCGTTTCCCACAAGGGGAAGGCTTTCAACGATTGCCTGGGCGATAATCAAACGATCGAAAGGATCACGATGATGTTCCGGTTGGGTTGTTAGTTGGCTTGTATGACTTACTGAAACGGGCAGTATTTCAAAATCATTACCAACGATTCCTTTTTTCATGAACTCATCGTAACTACAGAGTAGTTCCAGATTCCCTTTTCTTACTTTGATTGCCATTTCCCAATAACTGGCTGGGCTTATGAAGACATCCGTATTGGAATCTTCTAATACTTGTCGTGCATTTTGAGAAAGTTGGCTGCTGTTTAAGACGAACCAGAGGAATGTGTGTGTATCAAGGAGTACTTTCATTCCATGTATTCCTTGAAATCTTCGAGGTGCTCCTCGTCGTCAGCAATGATCTTCGCCATGCCCTGGCAGTTACCTGCTTTACGTGCCATTCGATGAGGCTTGTGTTCGGCAACCAGACGTGCGACCGGTTTGGTATTCCTGGTTATCAGGACTTCTTCGCCATCCTGCAAACTGTCGATCAATGAGGATAATTCTTTTTGAGCTTCTTCAATAGTGACGGTAGACATCTCAATCTCCTTCTTGGTGCATTTTACACATTCCACATCATTATGTTAACGTGTCACCACTACTTCGAAGGTCCGTTGCCAATGTACTTGCTGATCCAGGCGAAGACTTCCTTATGCCAGAGCAACGAGTTTTGTGGTTTCAGTACCCAGTGGTTTTCATCGGGGAAGTAGAGGAACCGGGTGGGAACCCCTTTTTGTCGAAGCGTGTTGTAGTATTCCATGCCCTGAGTGACTGGCACACGGTAGTCTTTTTCGCCATGAATCACTAGGGTAGGCGTTTTGAAATTGGCGGCATAGCGCTGGGCATTCTGCTTATCAACTTTGGTCAGATCGCCCCAGGGTGGTGCGCCGAGTGATCGTTCCCGGCCACGGACGAGATCGCTGGCGACCATGCTATGCCAGTTGTAGACTCCGGCATGGCAGACCATCGTTTTGAAAAAGTCAGTGTGTCCATTCAGCCACGCCATCATGTAGCCGCCGTAACTGGCGCCTGCTGCTGCTACCCGAGTCTTGTCGATCCAGGGTTTGGCGCAGAGGAATTCGGTAGCTTTCATGATGTCGGTCATGGGTTTCGTGCCCATATCGCCGGTGATGCTGTCGGTAAAGTCTTGCCCAAAACCGCTAGACCCATGGAAATTGACGATGGCAATGACCCAGCCTTGCGCCGCCCAGACCTGGGGGTTCCACCGGAAACTGAAATCGTTGGTGAAGGCATTGTGCGGCCCGCCATGCACCATCTGCACTAATGGCCATTTTCTGTTTTCATCGAAAACGGGTGGATAGACCAGAAACATCTGGATGTCTTTTTCGTCAGCGCCTTGGTAGGTGATATTTTCGACCTTCCCGAGTTTCCACTGTTTGACGAGATCATCGTTAAAGTGTTCTAACTGGATGGGTGCACTACCTGGCCCGTGAGCATAGATAGTTGGTGGCTTATTGAAAGAGGATACCTTGTAGACGCCAACTCGCTTTGTCTGAGCAAAACTAATCGCCCGTTCGCTGACCGGCTCTTTGGGTCGCATGAGTTTGCCATCGAGTGAAACGAAGCCGATGTTCGTGTATCCTGAATCCTCAATTTCCACTGCAATGCGCTGAGAATCGGGCAGCCAGACGGGGTTGCCACAGGATCGATCCAGAGATGCGGTCAGTTCTTTTGCCTGATAGTTGCTAGTATCAGCAAGCATCAAGCGGAAACGGTCAGCATAAAAAAACTTGGTGGTCTGTCGTAGAAATGCAAGGTGTTTGCCATCTGGGCTGTAGACAGGGTTGGTGTCGTTGGCTTCGTTGTCTTTGGTGATGTTGACTGGTTCAGCATCGAGCTTGGTGAGATCAAGCGTGTAGATATCGTGGTTAGTATCGAGGCCAAGGACTTTGACATTTTCGCTGACAAAGGCGAGAGTTTTGCCATCCGGGGAAACGGAGTAATCACGTTCAGAAGCTTCGTAAGGAGGCAGATGCCGTTTGCAGTGAGCCAGCAGATTGCGGTGATTGCCTGATTCAACATCGACAGCCCAGACAACGGGGCGTTTGCCATCAGCAATCCAGCGATCCCAATAGCGGAAAGTGCCTTCCTCGATGATGTAAGCCTGCACCTTGTTGTCTTTGAGTTCCCGTGATCGCTTTTTGAATGCCTCATCATCGGGAGTATCATGCCAGGTCCAGGCGGTGCAATAAATCGTTTTGTTATCATTCGACCATTTGATGCCAAAGGGAGCCATGGGCATGCGGCTGACACGTCGTGCTTCGCCCCCTTCGGTTGCGATGACATATATCTGTGTCACCTCATCGCCGGCTCGTTGACTGAGAAATGCGATCCATTTGCCATCAGGCGACCACTTGGGCGAAGAGTTCTTGCCGCCACTGCGAGTCAACTGCTTTTGCGTTTTACCATCGGTGCTGAGCAGCCAGAGTTCGGAAGAGGTATCATTTTTTGCGATATCTACCGTACCGACATCAACCACGGCCCATTGTCCATCGGGTGAGGTGGAGGGAGAACCCAAACGTTTGACGTTCCAGAGGTCTTCGGCCTTGATGGGTCGTAGTGCTTCCTGGGCCGAGAGGGAAACTGTAAAAAGATAGAATAGAACTGCAGTTAAACGGTAAAGAACCATTGCAAAACTCCGGTGTGTCATTCGCTTCAGATCATGATAAGATGCCGCTCTAAGAGGAACAACCATGAGAAAAAATACGGTCAAGCAATTGCTTCATGAAGGCAAACCAGCGGTAGGCACCTGGATTTCACTGGGGCATGTTCTGGCCACCCGTTTCATGGCCCGTGCGGGGTTCGATTGGCTGACGGTTGACATGGAACACGGAGCCATTGATTGGGAACAGGCTTCGACCTTGTTTGCAGTCATTGCAGATGCTGGTGGCGTTCCACTTGTCAGGGTTCCCTGCAGTGATCACGATCATATCAAGCGGGCATTGGATGCAGGGGCCTATGGCATCGTAGTGCCTATGGTGATGTCGCGTGCTGAAGCGGAGAAGGCCGTGCGTGCAGCGAAGTATCCTCCGGAAGGAAACCGAAGCGTGGGTGGTGGAGCATTTACATTGAATTTTGCAACTACTTCGACCGAGTATTATGCCAAGGCCAACGATGAACTGCTGGTAGTGTTGCAATGCGAACACATTGATGCGGTTGATTCCTTTGAAGAAATATTCTCAGTGCCCGGCATCGATGCAGTGTTTGTTGGCCCCAATGATCTGGCTCGAAGCCAGTATACGGCAGAAGGTAAACCACCTTCAGCGAATCAACAGGAAGTAGCGATCCAACGGATACTGCAGGCTGGCAAAAGAATTCGTGTTCCTGTTGGCATTCATACTTTCACACCAGAAGATGCTGCCCGTCGGGTCAAAGAAGGCTGGCAGTTCGTTGCCATCAACAGTGAATTGCGATTTATGATGGATGGTGCTGCGTTGGCGCTGAAGCCATTTCAAGATGCAGCCAAGCTTATGGTAAGTTATTAACCAATTTTCCTATTCAGTTATTGTTGGATGATTTTGTTATTTGTAGAAGCCCGAAAAAAATGCGCTTAGGGTTTGTTTGAGACAACGTGTCTATATCCTGATGTGCTCACCAATTCATGGAGGTACATCATGTTTCGTCTTATCAGTTTGTTTGCAGTGATGCTGGGTGTGTTGCCTGTGTTGGATCGCCTCAAGCCCAAAGATACCACACCTGCCCTGGTGAAGAGTATCAATGCATATCGTGCTCAACACGGCTTGCCGCCGATGATTCATAGCCCGGAATTGACCAAAGCGGCTGAGCGTCATGCCAGTGATATGGCTCGCTATAACCGGCTGGATCACATGGGAACAGATGGCTCATCGTTTTCCCATCGCGCACGGGCTGCTGGTTTCCCCATGCTGGGCGGCGGAGAAATCATTGCCGGTGGCAGTGCTGATGAAGCGGTTCGCATGTGGGCACAATCGCCCGGTCACAACGCCCAGATGCTTGGCAGTTGCCGCTATGTTGGTGCAGCGGGGGTTGGGCAATATTCCTGTGCCGTGTTTGGCGACAGGTAACATGAGTCAAGGGAGAAGCATTGCGTTCGATGCTTCTCCTTTTTTATTTCCTTCTGACACGAACAAGCTTGAGTGAGTCTTCACGAAAAGTGACTGTACCAGCAGTCGCCCGGAGCTCGACTACTAGTTCTATTTCGCGTGTGGGCTCATCAATTTTGATCTCATGCACCAGGAGTTTCCAATCAGTTGTGCCAGTTAACTGATTGGTACGCTGACTTCCTGAAATACGAATACCGGCACCTGTGCAGGGGTGTTCCGAAGTTGCCTGAATGTTGTCGGCCTTCGCCAATACTGCGAAGCGATAGGTTCCTGTTGGCAGAACTACTTTGGTTCGGAAAGATGCGACACAATGCCCAGACGGGCCAGCTGTGATTTTGAATTGCTTCGGTTGACCTTCCGGTGAAAGTTTTTCGAGCTTTGCATCTTCGGTTTCCTTGCGTTCTTCCCAGCCTGTCAGCCGTGCGATGCCTGCCGCGTCAAATAACAGTCCCCTGGGATCAGCCATGGTATTGAGCTTTTCGAGGCTTTGGCTGCGTTGCTTGATCCGTTCTATCACCCCGTTTTTGTGATTGATAGCATCCTGGGCGGCATCCTTGTTCCATTTATTCAGTTCAGGCTGAATGTGGTTGCTGATTGCTTCCACCCGTTCGATCAGTTTGGTCGCAGGCACGAATGTAGGCATCAGTTCATTGAGTTTGTCACGATACGTCGCTCTCCAGGTGGGATTGGTCATGACATTGCTGGCAACCAGAGCCTGTGGAATGTGTGTGATGGGATAATTCGGGTCACCAAACATCTGATCCATGCCATGCGGAATGAAATATGCTTTTCTGGTTTTGGCATCGATGTAAACCCGGTAGTTGTTTCGCTGCTGGCTGTAGCCATCCCAATGGCAGGTCATGTGCTCCAGTGCCATGAAGGCGATGAAGTTATCGATGTCGATGAGTTCATCCATCTTCTTCCAGCGAAGTTCCTGGTTGGGTTCTCGACAGGCAGCTACTATTGCCTTCAAATCCGCTCGATTGAGTTCGCCCTGGCCTGACATTCGCTTGAGTTCCGCATCGATCTCCTGCAGAAAGCCTCCATCGTACAGGTTGCCTGATGCATCCAGAAAGTGGCGTCGCAGGAAACCTTTGTTATAACCCTCTTTCAGGACATAAAAACCCAGGTCACGGCCATTGAGCCAGACTCGTGTATGGCTGGTGCGTGCGGTAGGCACCTTGTTTTGAAGGAAAAGTTCGCCACACAGTTTTTCGGTGATGTAAGAAGGATCCTGCACCGAGTTATTCAGGTGCAGCTTATCCATGCCGTGAAAAAGCTGCTTGGTGAATTTGTCGAAATTGAGTGTCAGGGCAGGGCGATCTTCCAGCGGGCGAAAGCTGCCTGCTGCCCCTTTGAGATGAATGCCCACTTCATGGTATTTCTTATGGTCGTTTTCTATGATGGTGCATTTGACATATTCACGATCACGCTGCCTGAGTTTATCCATTTCCTCTTTGCTGATTTCAATCTTGAGATGCGGAATTGTGCCTTCCTTGAAGAACCGATCTGACTCGTCGGGTTTCAGCGGAGTGGTACGGAGGGCAGACTGGGCATGTATGCTGGTGAAGAGGGAGAAGATACAAAAGAGAGTCAAGAACACCCGCATGATCTGCCCTCATTAGATGGAACCTAATCATGCTATGAGAAACACATGTCGAACTCATGAGTATCATTGTAACAGTGACTAACACAGCGACAGTCCATGAAATGATGCAGGCGAGTTATTGCACTTGACAAAATAATCAACTTGCTGCATAGGCCCTCCGTCGTATCGGGGGATTCGATCTTATTCCCAGGGGAACCTGTCGATCTCTATCGACTGGCAGGGGGAGATCATGAAGCGAGTCTGGTGTTGTGCCGGGGCCTTGTGCGCCTTACTGATCCATGGCATCTGCCTTTATGCAGATGAATCGGATACGTACAGCAGCGTGAAAGACCTGGAAAAAGCGCGAAAACAACGAGCCATGTCGGGGCAAACTATCTGGTGGGAACGCCTGGTTCCTGGCCGGATGGAAGAGAAAAAGCGATATGCCGAAGAGCTTAAGGCATCAAAGTCTGCACCGCGACAAAGTGCCGACAGCAAGGACGAGGCACGGCCCAGAGCCAATGACGTTAATTCCAGGCAGATTGAACTGAACAAAGCGCTGCGTCGCGAAGCAGTCTGTCAACGTCTTCGGGAAATTGCCGAAGAGACGAATGATCCGGAGTTGGCCAAACAGGCTGAACTACTCGAATCACGATCATGGGCTGTCTATGAACAGAAGCTGACCACTGCCAAGTTGAATAAATTTACACCCATGACCGAGGAAGATGTGGAAGCCAAGCTGACCAAATCGTTCAGAAAAGAGTCATCTTCTTCGGCCCGTGCTGAAGCCAATGCCGATGGCATCCGTTCGATTCGCAGTGAGAAGAAGGAGTAACCCATGAAATATGTAGTACTCGGTCTTCTCCTGTCCATCAGTGGCACTGGATGCAAAGTGCTAATGGACACCAATACCGAACAGCCACCGATTCAGGCGCCACCCTTAAAGGTAACGCAACGGGCTACTCCTATTCAGCCTGAAGAAGTCAATGCCGCCAACGCACACAGTAAGGCCAGACAATTGCTGGAAGAACTGGAGAATGACAACGGCGAAGACAAGTAAGAACAGCTGAAACGATAAGGCCCACGGATTATTCTCCGTGGGCCATTTTGTTGTTCTTTGTAATCCTTAGAAATCATAATCAGATTTTGATTTCTGCAGGCCTGCTCGTTCGAGCAGTGGCTTGCCGAGAATGTCATCATCCATCATATCTTCGAGACGCTTGTCAGACGGCATGGTGTACTTGATGGTGTAGCGACGCTTGGCGATGCCAATTTCATCACCTGGAATGAGCAGCTTGCGGGTAGCCACCCGCATGTTGTTCACCTTGGTGCCATTCGTGCTGTTCTTATCACTGATGTACCAGTACCCATCCTTGTAACTTAGTTCGCAGTGGATACTGGATATGTTCGGGAAGTCGAGGTATATGTCACACGATCGGCGTCGTCCCAGCGACAACAAAGATCGGGTGAGCGGGATTGTGTCCCCACCTCCCATCGGAACCAGCTCACCGTGTGGCTGATTGTTCATGTGATTTCTCCGGAATACAGGAATGAGACTATAGATAACTGAAGTATACCTTCATCCTGAGTGGAGTTCCATCGTACACATGAAAATCTTGTCATGTTTTGACATGGCCAGGGCGGTTTGATCAGCCCTGGTCAAAGCGTTTATCGGCAAATCTGTATGAACAACTTGTTATTACTTGCTCAGGTCAACACAGATGCACTCTTTGTCGTTGCGTACATACATCCGTTTGTTGGCAAATGCAGGCATACACCAGACAACATCACGACCGAATGCGGTGTTAGTCATATCGATGACCTTGGCCCGATCGAGTTCCTTATAGCCTTGCGGGCTAAGCTCACAGATTATGATTTCGCCTAACTCATTAAAGAGCCAGTAGCGATCTCCCTGCTTGACGATGAAAGCAGTTTCGGAACCTGCGGGGCGCTTCTTCATGACATCGGTGGTTTGCCAGAGCCGTTTGCCTGTTGCCATTTCCATGCCATAGAACATGCCGCTTTGATCAAAGCCGTACAGCGTGCCATTGTCCAGAAACGGTTGGACATTGACCGGGCAGATACCTGCACCACGTTTATCGCGCCAGACTTCCGTTGCGCCTGGCTTATCGGTGTTGAGTTTCAGTAACAGGTTCTTGTTGGAAAAACCAGCAACATACATCAGATTGTTCCAGACTACCGGTGCCATGATAATGGAGCCGTTGGAAGCCTGATAGGGAACAGACCAGTATTCCTGGCCGTTCTCGGGATTAACGGAGGTGACTGCATCGGGACGGTAGAGAATGAGCTGACGAACACCTGCTAACTTGATGATGGTAGGTGGCGAGTAGCCTTGTTCGGATGAAGTCAGTGCTTTCCAGATTTCTTTGCCGGTGTCCTTATCAAAGGCTACAACATGGCTGCCTTCGCCGCCTACCAGTGTAATCAGTTTATTACCATCGATCAGAGGGTGAGCGGAATAACCCCAGAGCGCTGCTTTGGTGTTGTATTCCTTTGTCAGATCATGTGACCAGACGACTTTTCCGCTGGCTGCATCGAAGCAGTACAAATGCCCTTCAGCACCCAGGGTGTAGACTTTGCCTTGATGGACCACTGGTGTGCATCGTGGGCCAGCAGGATAGGAAATGGTGTAAATGACTGGGTATTCATGCTTCCAAAGTTCTTCACCATTCGCAGCATTCAGGCAGCGAACGCGTTCTTTTCCGGTGAAGCTCTGGTCGCGTTTGAAGTTTTCGACTTTGGAATTCTGTGTGGATGCATAATCGGTGACATAGAGTTTATCCCCTACCACAGCGGGGCCGGAGTAGCCACCCTCAGTTTTCACTCGCCAGAGAACCTTGGGGCCGCCGCTGGGGAACTTGTCGAGAAGGCCTGTTTCCCGCCAGGTGTTATCCCGTTCTGGTCCCATCCAGTGAGGCCAATCATCAGCATGGATGCAGGGAGTGGCCAGAAAGCCAAGGCAAACTAGCATGAGTTTCATTCGCTTGAATACTTGCGATATCATCATTTCACCTTTGCTGGTTGAGAGTGGATAAGACCTTCAGTGGGGCTTGATGCAGTAGCATATCGCTTCCGGGGCATACGACCAGCCAGGTAAGCCAGTCGCCCAGCCTCGCAGGCATGTTTCATAGAATGTGCCATTTGCACGGGGTTACGTGCATGGGCAATGGCTGAATTGAGCAGTACTCCATCACAGCCCAGTTCCATGGCGAACGCAACATCGCTGGCTGTTCCCACACCGGCATCAATGATGACGGGATAATCGGGATCGCCTTCCTTCAGATATTCGAGGACGATCAGGATGTTGTTGGCATTGAGCACGCCTTGCCCGCTGCCGATGGGGGAGCCAGCAGGCATCACGCAGGCAGCGCCGGCTTCCTTGAGTCTGCGGGCCATGATGGGGTCATCACTGGTGTAGACCATCACCTGAAAGCCATCTTTGACCAGTTCGACGGTAGCTTCGAGTGTGGCAATAGGATCAGGCAACAGGGTTTTGGTATCTGCCAGGCATTCGAGTTTGACCCAGCGAGCCCCCGGGTTGTTGTAACCTTCAAGAATTTCTCTTCCTAACCGAGCGTGACGCACTGCATCAGGCGCGTTGAAACAGCCTGCGGTGTTGGGAAGTATCGTGTAGCGATCCATGTCGATGAAATCGAGCAGGCTTTTACCTTCTTTATCAAAAAGACGTTCTCGGCGAACTGCGACGGTAAGTACATCACAGCCACTGGCTTGGAGACAGTCACGCATGACTTCGTGGCTGCTGTATTTACCAGAGCCGGTGATGAGTCTGCTGTTGAAGGTGAAGCCAGCGACTTGGAGGGGAGAGTCCAACGCTTCACTCTTCTGAGAAAACCCCTCACCCCCAACCCCTCTCCCCTGGGGGGAGAGGGGAGTATATGAGCCGCCGCCTACTAAAGTTACAATTTCAACCTGGTCGCCATCTTTGAGAACGGTTTGTGCATGTTGCTGTCGGGGAACGAGTTCCTGGTTGACTTCAATCGCCAATCGCTTGGGGTCGTGCTTGAGTTGTGAAATGAGATCGCAAAGTGTGCCTTCCGGTGCCTGGTATGGTTTACCATTGAGAATAATGTTGAGCATGCGGTGCGGTCCATAGTTGAGGCAGGTATTCTATGGTGAGAGCAGGGGAAAGGTGAGTGACTCGAAGGCAGGTTGGCGTTCGTGACCTGTGCCACACCCCGGCGTGTATTCACATCGGGGTATGGTTCGCAATGAACCGTGTGGCATCTCAATTTCTTATCAGTGTGAAACACGAGTTATCGAGGCGGACCTTGACATGAGTTTATGTCGAAGTGTGGCACGGGTGTCGAATTGCAAGGTCCCCAGGCTGTGGTAAATTCCTCCCATACCTGGTTTATCTCTATTGAAGTCATTGCCCTAGCTGAAAAGTGATAAGTACGCTATACAGGTTGCCCGTCCAACGGTGGATCAACATGGAGGTTCGCCGCCTCGTGGACATTCGTGGTTTGTGGAGACGTGTATGAGTAGTCCGAAGATGTGGCGTTCGATGTGGGAAGCAACCGGCAAGCTGGCAGGATATGTTGGCCTGTCGGTTCCAGGACTGAGCGAAGAAAAACAGGCTGAAAGGCCTGCCACGCGCTGTCCACAGTGCGAGCAGAAGTTGCGTTATTCACACAACAAGGCAGGGCGTGAAGCTCAATGTCCTCGCTGTTCGCATCGTTTCATGCTTCCTTTGCGTGCACGGCCTGTCTTCCCGAAGTATAAAGCCCGGGTAGGCTACAGTGCAGTGCGCGAACGTCTGTAACGCGCCATCTCCTGGACGAGTAGTGATTCTTGCGATCACGTTCGTCAACTGACCGGCCTCCGGATGTCGCTATCCGGAGGTTTTATTATTCTTTTGCAAGACTCTCTACCAGCAAGTGACGGAAGGCTTCCAGCGATTGCGAGATCACTTTGGTCTGTGCAAGCACCGGCATAAAATTGGTATCGCCATTCCAGCGGGGAACTACATGCCAGTGCAGGTGGCCCGGCAGACCGGCGCCAGCGACGCGGCCCAAATTCAACCCGACGTTGTAACCATCAGGCTTCATGAAACGATCCATATGGTTCATCATCAACCGAACGTTGTGCTGCAAATCAAGCAATACATCATCACTCAATTCATTCAACGTGGCGGAATGTGTGAGAGGGGCGATTAACAGGTGGCCATTGTTGTAGGGATATTTGTTGAGTTGCACGACGCTGAACTTGCTGCGGTAGGCAATCAAATGTGCAGCATCGTTATTATCCGCGATGCCCTGACAGATGAAACAGGTATGGGCAGGCTGTGGAGCAGGGGGTGTTGATACTGCATTGGTGATGTATTCCAAACGCCAGGGGGCCCAGAGTCTATCCTGCATATGGCTATTCCTTCATTGACACGGGCATGCGATCTTTCAAGAATACTCTAAGGTTTTTATGAGTTAAGTCAGAGCATATCAATTTCTGCATGCGTAATATCAAGCTCATAATCAGTTATGATGGTACCGACTTTTTTGGTTGGCAAAGGCAGAAAGAGTTCCGTACCGTTCAGCAGGAACTGGAAGATGTGTTGTTGCAATTAAGTTGTGGAAAAGAGATACGTTGTCATGCCAGTGGTAGAACGGATACAGGTGTGCATGCAGTTGGACAGGTGGTGCATTTTCACTGCGAACTGAAAATGACTGCGGAGAAGCTGCTGCGAGCAATCAATGGCCTGTTGCCTAAGGATATCGTGGCGAAATCGGCAGAAGATGTACCTCTTGAATTTGATGCCAGCAGATCTGCGAAACGCAAGTTGTATCGCTATGTGATTACTGATCAGCCTATGCCTGATGTTTTCATGCGAAGATACAGTTGGTTTTTTCCGTATGGCAGGCTGGATGTTGGCAAGATGAACCAGGCTGCACCATGCCTGCTGGGCACGCACGATTTTCGTTGTTTCGAAACGGATTGGCCTAATCGCAAGTCATCGGTACGTACCATCACTTATCTGCAGGTGAATCGTGTTGAGCCTTATGTCTGGATTGATGTGGAGGCTAACGGTTTTCTCTATAACATGGTGCGGGCCATTACGGGTACGCTGGTGAATGTAGGGCGAGGCTATTGGCCGGTTGAGCAGGTGAAGCAGATTCTGGAAAGTATGGATCGAACCCAGGCGGGGCCGACAGCTCCGCCCGAAGGATTATTTCTCATGCGGGTGACTTATTGACCTGTTGATTCAGCATTGATCTGCTTGATCATGTTTTGATTGCTGATCAACAGAATGTCCTGTCCAGCAGTGAAATCATGTCGTTGAGTGTGGATAGTCAACTTGCCTGGCAACTGTTCTTCGAGATGAGGCCAGTCGCGTGCGGGGACAAACATGTAAACGGGTACTTTGGCCTGCAAGGTTTCTATTACCTGATCATGGTTTTTGCAGCGAATGACTTCCCGTTTCAGATAGAACACCATGCTCGGTCGGTTGTAATGATGATGAAAACCAACACGATAATCGCTCGTACCAATCTCGTGGAACAAGGCTTCAGCGAGTCGTTTACTGCCACGTTCCTGATCGGCAATCATCGGGCCAAAAGCACTGAGGCTGGCAGTTAGCAGTAAACTTCCTGCAACGAGGGTGCCTATGCCCCATCCGATTTGCTGTTGTGACCACTTCTTCCAGGTCAGCCAGCCCGCAATCAACGGAATAAATCCAACCGGTAATAGCCAGACAAGATCTGGCAAAGTCCTTCCTTCCAGCGCGGTAAGAGGAATCCATCCAGATACCACAGGTAAGGCAACCAGCAACAAAACTCCAATGGTGATGAAACAGACGAGACAAGTTCGCCAGGCCCATGTGGGTATGATCGCAAAGCTACCACCACCAGGCTGAGCACTAAGTGACTTTTTCCACCAGTGCACCAGCCAGGCTGCAGTCAATAAAGCCAGCGGTGGATAAGTAGGCAGAACATAATTGGGCAGCTTGGTGGCAGCGATGGAAAAGACGATGAACCAGACTCCAACCCAACAGATGAGTAAGCGGTAGGCCCAGCTTTTAGAATCCACAAAGGGTTTCACACCAGTCTGGATGCTATGCCAGAGAGTTGGTCCCAGGAATATTGACCAGGGTGCGAACGCAATCAGAATGACAATCAGATGGTAAAAGAACGGGCCCTGATGACCTTCCATGGGTGCATTGAAACGACTTATGTTATGAGTAAGGAAGAATCCCTTCAGGAATGCTCCACGCGTTTCATATCCCACATAGGCATACCAGGGTATCGCCAGCAGCAGACACCAGCCGATCGCTTGTAAAGTGCGGATTTGAAACAGGAATTTTATGTCACGTTGCCAAAGCAAAAAC
It encodes:
- a CDS encoding PQQ-like beta-propeller repeat protein, with product MKLMLVCLGFLATPCIHADDWPHWMGPERDNTWRETGLLDKFPSGGPKVLWRVKTEGGYSGPAVVGDKLYVTDYASTQNSKVENFKRDQSFTGKERVRCLNAANGEELWKHEYPVIYTISYPAGPRCTPVVHQGKVYTLGAEGHLYCFDAASGKVVWSHDLTKEYNTKAALWGYSAHPLIDGNKLITLVGGEGSHVVAFDKDTGKEIWKALTSSEQGYSPPTIIKLAGVRQLILYRPDAVTSVNPENGQEYWSVPYQASNGSIIMAPVVWNNLMYVAGFSNKNLLLKLNTDKPGATEVWRDKRGAGICPVNVQPFLDNGTLYGFDQSGMFYGMEMATGKRLWQTTDVMKKRPAGSETAFIVKQGDRYWLFNELGEIIICELSPQGYKELDRAKVIDMTNTAFGRDVVWCMPAFANKRMYVRNDKECICVDLSK
- the thiS gene encoding sulfur carrier protein ThiS, which translates into the protein MLNIILNGKPYQAPEGTLCDLISQLKHDPKRLAIEVNQELVPRQQHAQTVLKDGDQVEIVTLVGGGSYTPLSPQGRGVGGEGFSQKSEALDSPLQVAGFTFNSRLITGSGKYSSHEVMRDCLQASGCDVLTVAVRRERLFDKEGKSLLDFIDMDRYTILPNTAGCFNAPDAVRHARLGREILEGYNNPGARWVKLECLADTKTLLPDPIATLEATVELVKDGFQVMVYTSDDPIMARRLKEAGAACVMPAGSPIGSGQGVLNANNILIVLEYLKEGDPDYPVIIDAGVGTASDVAFAMELGCDGVLLNSAIAHARNPVQMAHSMKHACEAGRLAYLAGRMPRKRYATASSPTEGLIHSQPAKVK
- a CDS encoding HIT domain-containing protein, with the translated sequence MQDRLWAPWRLEYITNAVSTPPAPQPAHTCFICQGIADNNDAAHLIAYRSKFSVVQLNKYPYNNGHLLIAPLTHSATLNELSDDVLLDLQHNVRLMMNHMDRFMKPDGYNVGLNLGRVAGAGLPGHLHWHVVPRWNGDTNFMPVLAQTKVISQSLEAFRHLLVESLAKE
- the truA gene encoding tRNA pseudouridine(38-40) synthase TruA, which translates into the protein MRNIKLIISYDGTDFFGWQRQKEFRTVQQELEDVLLQLSCGKEIRCHASGRTDTGVHAVGQVVHFHCELKMTAEKLLRAINGLLPKDIVAKSAEDVPLEFDASRSAKRKLYRYVITDQPMPDVFMRRYSWFFPYGRLDVGKMNQAAPCLLGTHDFRCFETDWPNRKSSVRTITYLQVNRVEPYVWIDVEANGFLYNMVRAITGTLVNVGRGYWPVEQVKQILESMDRTQAGPTAPPEGLFLMRVTY
- a CDS encoding glycosyltransferase family 39 protein — its product is MAASNTDQLMDKIRRLAGRHYAYTILICTGLLMFLPNLGQHGLWDVDEAHNAECAREMLEAGNLVVPTFNYQLRTDKPAMLYWWIQASYSLFGVNEWSARLPSVLAGIGSLLTCYEIGRRLFSKVTGLLAALILSSSFMFSVSSHAVTPDAILIFLVQLTFLTWIIAYDRRQPIWLIFTGCCAGLAMLTKGPVGIALPGAVIILFLLWQRDIKFLFQIRTLQAIGWCLLLAIPWYAYVGYETRGAFLKGFFLTHNISRFNAPMEGHQGPFFYHLIVILIAFAPWSIFLGPTLWHSIQTGVKPFVDSKSWAYRLLICWVGVWFIVFSIAATKLPNYVLPTYPPLALLTAAWLVHWWKKSLSAQPGGGSFAIIPTWAWRTCLVCFITIGVLLLVALPVVSGWIPLTALEGRTLPDLVWLLPVGFIPLIAGWLTWKKWSQQQIGWGIGTLVAGSLLLTASLSAFGPMIADQERGSKRLAEALFHEIGTSDYRVGFHHHYNRPSMVFYLKREVIRCKNHDQVIETLQAKVPVYMFVPARDWPHLEEQLPGKLTIHTQRHDFTAGQDILLISNQNMIKQINAESTGQ